The following is a genomic window from Dermacentor variabilis isolate Ectoservices chromosome 11, ASM5094787v1, whole genome shotgun sequence.
ctgagcacgtccacatcttgtatgatgccagggttagcgcagagtatgaggtctatttcatttctagtctcgccgctcgggctcctccacgtccactttcggctatcccgcttgcggaagaaggtattcattatccgcatattactctgttccgaaaactcttctaataattctcccctgctttTTCTAGACCCTTTGCCATACTCCACCACTGACTtgtgtccagcctgcttcttgcctaccgtggcattgaagtcgccaatcagtatactgtattttgttttgactttacccatcgccgattccacgtcttcatagaagctttcgacttgatgtgggggcgtaggcctgtacaaccttcattgtgtacctcttattaagtttcacaagacctgccaccctctcgttaatgctatagaattcctgtatgttaccagctatactcttattaatgaggaatccgactgctagttctcgtctccccgctaagccccggtagcacaggacgtgcccgcttttcagcactgtatattcttcttttggcctcctaacctcactgagccctattatatctcatttactgccccctaattcctccaatagcgctgctagactcgcctcactagataacgttctagcgttaaacgttgccaagttcatATTTCAATgtcggcctgtccggagccaggcattcttagcaccttctgctgcgtcgcaggtctcaCCGCCatcatggtcagttgcttcgcagctgctggggactgaggaccggggtttggttgttgtggtcatataggaggttgtggccaagtagtgcaccagggtggccaatcctgctctggtgagggagtgcgttagcagttctggtcaccgggatcaggccacactccaggcctgtttatgcaatattatcaacacgcggatttttctttttttaatccggtggaaaattgcgcggccccgggattcgaaccacggacctcttgcacgcgaggcgggtgttctacctctacgccaccgctccACCTGAGCAAATACTGAGTGGCAAATGCTCAAGTTGGCGTCGAAGAAATTCACTGAAGAGCGCACACACCTAGGGGCACATATCCACAGAAACGACCCACATATTTAgatggcactatcttcggaatctgCCCACGTTTTAGACTGGATTTGTTAGCCAGAATGAAACTGGTCTGACGTGTAAACCCAGGAATGCTATGCGCAAGAAAATGTAACTCCCTTGGTAGCAACGACCGTCAATCCCCGATTGTAAGCAACATGACGCCACAACGCCGCgccacgatatatatatattgacctaACTATATTTCGCCCAACCATAAAGCaacgggtatgcgccagtggggacgacgctgaagtagcgcggctTTTTGGGTGTAgcggggaaacgaagaagacgttgttgttttcCCTTGGAGGACTGCTATAGTGCATTGCTTGGCGGTACTGCTTCGCATACTCGTCgttcccacgtcgttacactggtggaggtgctgggtattcttcatgcttggcaccccttcgcggcgCCGgcgatcgagcccggaatcaccatcgggcatcgaaacaccggtcaaCCGGTTCAGtggtcgcctgctaggcttatcgcccgagtccagtcccctgcagGAAACtccgagaaatcgtttgcctcctacaaataacatggccactgcagctccatcgcaagtaacactacagaatcctatggtcccggagagctttcatggtgatgcctttgaagacgtccaagattggctagaccagttcgagcgcgtcgcccagtacaaccataagaccagctcggtggacaaactctcgagtgtctatttctatttgaaggacaatgctcgtacgtggtacgcaAACCGGTAGAGGatctttgccacgtgggacgacttccgcgcacagctgctggataccttttcaagcatcgacaggagggacaacacgcagcgtctccttgaaatcggCGTTTAAAAACCCAATGAGAGTGTTACTATTGTGGCTTGGTTGGTGCCGCGCGGGGCACGAGCACGCAGGGACACACCGAAACGTACAGCCGCTTGCTTGGACACAAAGGGAATGCTCCCCcctttattgggcccgaacatatatagagacacacacacacacacacacacacacacagggagcGCCATactctggtggcagcctaacaaatgGGGCTGAACGGTGGCGACCTCTACATCTCCCCCCTTGAAGCATCGGAGGTTAGACGGGAGAGATTCAGGAAGCCAAACACATTAAAAGTTTCACAAGTTCAAACGGCGCGGCGGAACAATAGGCCGGCCGTAACGTGTTCGTGTCACACCGTCACTGCGGTCCCTGGCTGCAGGGGACTGTTGCACAGACTGTCCGAGGGGGACCGTCGATTCCACTATGTTGGCAGGCCGAGGTTCCTTGATTTTCTCGAATGCTGCCTTTTGCTCGTGCTGCCACACCCAACTCGCAGACTTGTTTAGTAAGGCTCTGTTGGGGGCATGTGACGTCCGAGATGTGTGGCAAGAACCTGGCAAGATGGTTCACCCTTCCTAGTAGTCTTCTAACGCCAGCGATGTCCGTTGGAGCTTCCATGGCTTTGAGTGCTTCGACCTTGCCCGGATctggcctgatgccctgtgctgaGACGACAACTCCGAGGAAGGAGACCTCGGGTACCCCAAAACGAAACTTGTCCTGGTTCAAGGTGATACCTGCTTTTGCAAGGCGAGATAGCACCTGGCTCAGTCTGGCGTCATGTTCCTGGCGGGTGCGTGCAAAAACCAAAATGTCGTCTATCATATTGGCGACTCCGTCTTGGCCCTCCAGGATTCTTGCCATCTGCTTTTGGAAGTACTCTGGTGCGGAGGTGATGCCAAAGGGGAGCCGGCAGAAGCAGTATCGGCCATATGGGGTGATGAATGTCGTAAGCTCTTGGGAGTCTCCGGAGAGCTTCACCTGGTGGAAGCTTGCGGTCGCGTCCAACTTCGTAAAAACTGTTGCATCGCCGAGGAGGCCAAGGACTTGCTCGACAGTTGGCAGAATATGTCTTTCACGAAGGACGACCTTGTTGAGTTGTGTTAAGTCGACGCAGAGGCGGTAggaaccatcgcctttccggacgACGACGAGACCCGAGCACCATACTGTTGGCTTGTCGACCCTATGGATGACACCTGCGCTTTCCAATTTGTCGAGCTCGCGGCGGGCTATCTCGAGCAGCGGGATGGGGATCCTGTGAGGTACGCTTAGCGAGAAAGGTACGGCATCGGGTATCAACCGGATGGTGTACTCGTCCTTGAGAGTGCCCAATCCATTAAAGAGCTCGGCGTGAAGCGTCGCTTTTGAAGTCTTGAGTTGATCGAGAAACCGAACTACTTGGAGGGCTTGGAGCGCCAGCAGTCCCAGAAGAGGCACAGTGAGAGACTGGATCACGTAGAGTCGCTGACAGCTTGCTTTCCCTTGCCACTGAAGTCTTGCCACATACGAGCCCAGCACGCGCAGTGGCATTCCTCCCGGGCCCGTGAGCAGAGTGTCGACTTGGTCAAGTTTGGCAGGCAAGGTAGGAAAGTCGCTGGGAACAGCAGATACTTCGGCTCCGGAGTCAACCTTGAACTGAGCTGTGTAGTCGTCAACGATGACATCGACGAACTTTGCCGAGGCGGGCGTCGCAACGGCGTTCAGGTGAACGGAGCTTAGCTTGAACTTCCGCGAGCGGCATACTTCGGCGAAGTggcctttctttttgcagaagttgcaggtggAGTGACGGGCTGGGCAGTCTGAACGTCGATGAGGCGCGCGGCCGCAGAATTCACATCTGGACGGCTCGCATGAGCGTTCTGCTTGCGGCTGCGGCGAACGAGGCTTAGCGCCGAAGCGACGACGAGAGGGGAACTTGTTAGCGTTTGCGGCGTCGAGGTTGAGCTCGTGGGAGTGCTCGGTGCGTCGGCGTCTGTCGGCATCTTCGGATTGACGGGCTTGCGTCCAGGCACCTTGATGATCGATAAGCACCTTGGCAGCTGATTTCGTAAACTGAGGAACTGGTGCCTTTCTAAGGCATTCATCGCTGTACTGCTGTCGAATCATTCGGAGTAGTCTACATTTGCCTCTAATTTTGCCGCCCAAGTCACCAATAGGTGTTAGCTTTTATGTTCGAGCAGAAGCGAATGCTTGGTTATTTCGAATAGCGAAATCTGGAATGAAATATTCATCGAACAGCGAAGAATCTTCGATTCATATTCGAAATATCGAACATCCGAATGTTCGTATTTTCATCCTTATTGATGGTTCGTATTTACTGACTTTATAACACTTTACAAAATAGGCTTACACAATTTACTGTGTGTTCGGGCACCGTTGTATTTGTATAGAACTTTATTCATTGAACCTGAGTCCATCCTTCACCGAGACCTGGATGTGCTCGGGCGCCTCATACAGGTTTgccaatttaagaggaagctttagctcgggtgctcctatctagatgcatgtaaaaggagaattcgtttttctcggcaaccacttcaccaaatttgacgaggtttgttgcatttaaaatacaaacttaaaatctagtgactgttggatttggattttctatttttgtcctcatttttttattaaagaattgcaaaaatcgaaaatattcaagaaagacgaaactatcgagtttacagctctgtaactcagcaaagaaaaacgataatacaattctgtaaattgcatcttatagtgcatttaaagcggacaaaactgatatgttactcATGAATCTGACAAAAATGAGTAATATGGAAATGccgcttttgcagaacccttgtaaacaacgtgacagattcacgtaagatataaaatgacgtgcAGAATTTCTCCGATTTCAATAGtctaacggatgccgtttacagaaccgcgatatctattcttgatgcagagctatgaatttgtaaacttcgtgcttctatatttttcaaacctTCGAATTTTTGAATATCCTTGTAAAAAAATTCAACACCTAAatccaacagtcactggaatttaactttctctctcaaattcaacaagtttcattaaaatcgctccaggggttatgtcagaaaaacgttcttgcgttttatatgtatttgaataggtggtgtcggagttgggcccgagctaaagcttgctcttaacgGACAGAGCTTGTAAATGCGCTGTCATCCTCTCACGTAAATTTCGCCGATTCAATGACACGATAAATCGCATGTGATTCGGGTGTGCCTAAGGTGAGTGAGAGGGCCTCGTCGCCTTGCGGCCTGCCTTCACGAGTCAGAGGTTGAGACCGAGGGAGAGGACACGACGTCGTCGCTATCTGCAGTTGCGTTGTTCGGGTTCTGCTCTGTTTACTTGTCTTCCCACGTGAGGCCCATGGCTGTAGCAGGCCTGGCTAGCGCGGCAGTGTAGACTGGTGAGGGCTCGCAGTCACAATTATTGTGTTGGTTCAGAAGTAAGTGCAGTGTATCTTAAATTGACAGAACGAACTTCACCTGTGCAcctaaaaaacaaaagaaaaaaagcttaatTAAAACAAATGTTTCTAAACCAAAACAAGCCataactgctttattttttatgtCCTTATAATAAAGCATAAAGCAATATGTCTTTGTATTATTTGGCATGGTACTGCAGAGTACTCATTAAAGCAGCCTGTTACTTTTCAGCTTGTttacgtaaaaaaaaatgcagccaaGTTAGAGACAGCCGCAGTTCCACAAGTTAGTCGACTGCTTACACACAACACTTCAGTCGATTATGTGGTTCCTAAAATTTTCCGATGCACCTCTTTAATGTAAACTTTCCATTCGAACTTTCGGTACACCAACACTTGTGATGAGTGTATATGTATCTCGTGGGTGCGTAAATACACTTATGAACCGCTTGAACGTGATTGTATTTTAATTGTCGACCTATAAGATGTAATGCATATCTTGTTAGACGTTGTAGAAGCATGCGTGACGTAAATCTATTTTTGCAGCACGTAGGGACCTTTGCgaacttgttttctttttattatagtCTGCTAAGCATGTGTTTCAAACATTCTAGGAACCCCATCTCAGGgcttagaaaataataaagaaaagtttGGAAAAAGGTCAATCCGTATCATCTATCTCTACATATAAAGGGCCCAGCTAACCAGGGAAGCATTGCATTAGGAATTCCCAGTCAGAAAGCATCATGAAGAAGCAAGCTTATGCAGCACTGATTTTGGCGGCCGTATGCAGTATCTCTAGTGCACGGCGGTTTCATATCTCCAACTATTATGTAAAAATGGTATGTTGATTTTGAGTATTTGCTTATAAGCGAACGATTATTCTAGACTACAGTGTAAGCCTCGAGTAGCTGGCCCTACATGGTAGAAGTTTTTGATATACGCATGAGATACGAAACGTTTGTAAGATGAAGATATTGACGACAAGGACAGTTTTGGTTGTAGCTGTGATGGTGCACGTTTGCGCGAAGTTATTCTCACAACAGTTTAAACCTACTGCCTCCCTTCTCTCACCCAACCCACAGTAGATATGTAATTATGACAGGCGCTGTGATATACAGCATATGGTGAGGAGGAGGTgggagggctccggaataatttctacCGCTTACTTTGTTCAACTGAGAGCTAATTTCACACACATGAGAGGGATTTTTTTGGGTTTCGCCCCTGCAAAAATGCCTTCGTCGTGGCTGGGGTTCGCacccagcgacctcgtgctcgacaTCAGAACGGCATGCAAGTGAGCCATCAAGGCATGTCATACCCATTTCTAAGCTTCACTTCCAACTCCGGGTCAATGATTCGGGTTAATTCGCTGGTGCGGCACAACTAAGTGATCAAACGAAAGTTTAAAATTCGATGCATCGTGGCCCATCGCCCGGAAAAGTCCACGATAGGCAAAAACGCTGCTTTAACATGGTGCTCTTTGGAAACGTCAgtaacacacaaaaaataaagaaataaaaaacaataaagcAGCAGTTTATAGCTATATTCCTTGTGTTTTCAGATGACGCGACATTAAGTCAATATGGAGAGTTTCGTAATTTGCATTACTGAAGAGCTCTGGATCTCTAGGGTGAAGGGTGAAGTGATGTAGGTTGGATGTGCTTGCGGTTATTTCATTAACGGTGACGTGCGAGCAAACCGTTAGAGGAAGGTGCAACGCATTGTACAAAAACTGCGAACACGACGGCATAAATTAAAAGTAGATTATAGGATTGTTAAATTGCATTATTATAGTATAGTGTTTTGGTACCAACCACCAAGGATCGCGTGCGAAAATATTATAAACCTTGAAAAATTCGCTATTTATAATGATAGCAATTAGTAGTTCATCCATCTGCATTTATGCCAATTTCCAGTAGCGCTCTGTGTTACTGTACGAAGGTATTAGATGGCCCAAATTTGCATGTTGCCGCTGAAAATATTTGAGCAAATCTGATCGTTGAGTATCCCGCTCGGCACGagcatgaaattttttttatcccttaaaaACACGTGCGGACGATGCAGTGATAGGCCTTAATATTTTACAAACTGAAATGTGGTATTTAGTTTGCTTTTGGGTTGAGACTTACGTTTAGAGCGCGTGAATATCTTTTTCTGTAATTTGcgaccgtcaaaaaaaaaagaaaaggaggcacTGCAGCGGCATGATGACAACAAGGCAAGCTTCTTGAAATcctatgtacagtcaacagcaaaagtttacgggttACGGTTTCCACTtgaaatgtgaattcctgcactgttaaAGCATGTCACgtcgtatttaatgaatcactgcgtaagtggcgaaggctactacatgctggaacgtttaattcgaggctgtgtgaccacacttcccgagaattcagcttcttggcagatcctgcgtccaTAAACTAAACGCGAGCTGTGGTGCTTGTTATGTTTTTCCTCTCGTTTGCTTGGGTGTCACCAATACGTGAGAAAGCGCACGCCTAGCATCGCACCTCATCGTGCGTAGATATAAaacaccgtggttgcttagaggctatggtgttgggctgctaagaacgaggtcgtgggttcgaatcccggccacggtggccgtatttcgatggggtgaaaatacccgtgtgcttacatttaggtgcacgctaaaggaaccccaggtggtccaacttattccggagtccaccacgaCGGCGTGCTTCAGTATCAGAGTGTgcgtttggcacgtaaaaccccataattttttcttaCATACCGAGCTGACTAGCGCCGCGTCAGAGATAATCCCATAATACGAAGTTCTGGGGCACAGTTTTGATCCATGGGGCGATTATTGGCGGGTTACTGCGTTATATCTAATCAATTGTGCTTGAGAGTCATTGTTATTGAAGCGCGGAGCCATAGCCGGAATGACCCAGCAAGGTAGCTATGTTGCAACGGCATTTGCATTGCTGGGTAGATGGTCCCGGATTCAATTCCTGGCTGCTGTGGCGGTGTTCTGAttggacaggaaggcaaaaaagaaaatggctcGTGTACTTGAACTTAAGCGCACAATAAAGTATCCAAGGGGACTAAATGATTCCCGAACATTCCTTCTCCCTCCGTGCGGTGTCTCTCCTAGCCAGTTCGTTTCTTTAGGGCATACGTTCAATTCCAAAATATGCCTTGCTGGGCCGGGCTACAGAGCTCAGTCGTTAGGTTAAACGACTCAATCATTCTTACAGGAACTCCTACCCACCAAAAAGCCGTATGTACGACAACTTGTTGCTATATACCTGTTTAGGAGCCAAACAACTAACCTAACCTAGGCATCTCACCGGAAGCACTTCTGATTGTCGCGTATTTGTTTTTAATAAAAGTCATCTGCTCTCTCTCTTTGAGGCGGAAACGCTATAAcccaatttttcttcttttgcaaagTGGAATATTCCGCTGTTGctcttttttcctgatttcgCATGGCTCATCATACCACATCTTAAACGTTCCGTATCTTAAGTGTTGATAGAAGTGAATTGAAACAGCACTTGAATATGCCCACAACCTGTTTCCACACGTTTCAGTTTATGAACACATCCTGGCCAATATGGACGTATGAGACTACTCGAAACACAAATTTCTTTTGCCAAGTAGATAACGTGCTGAATATAACGGAAAAATCCGTGTGCTTCAACAGATCATATTGGAGCTCGAATTGGTAAGCAGTGCTCAATGCATAATGAAGTAATCCCGCCTAATCTCGCCTAATCTTTCCCGATTATAGGACAACAGATACCCTGGAAGGAACGTTCGATACAAGTGACCTCAGCACGATGCTTGTCGGTGGTATAGGTAAGTTATGAAGTGATACAGATACTACTACTCAACATTTCATGCTTGACTGGTGTTCACGAAAGCCTATCGCTGTCGGGAATTCTAATTCTAATTCTAAAAAGACTTAGCTGGTAAATGATTTTTTGCTCTATGAAAAATGGTCGCTTGGGTAACCCCACACACTGCACAAGCCTCACTCTTCCTTT
Proteins encoded in this region:
- the LOC142564838 gene encoding uncharacterized protein LOC142564838, which gives rise to MNTSWPIWTYETTRNTNFFCQVDNVLNITEKSVCFNRSYWSSNWTTDTLEGTFDTSDLSTMLVGGIAGPGWRELRFKDVNETGKPEKECLDYFNKTGKAGYVIYRDNCTDLSLSVWPEY